Proteins co-encoded in one Natronorubrum daqingense genomic window:
- a CDS encoding Cdc6/Cdc18 family protein, with the protein MITDARVLQPEFIPTEVKHRDAELNTLSAALNPITHGDNADSAFLFGPSGVGKTCLAKFLVEQLRESVVDLNYQYVNCWEDYSRFKTLYRILDGINHTFDVHRQSTPKDVLLERLREYDGSPYIVILDEVDQLEDKQLLYELYRIRGLTMILIANSEQDLFASLDNRLNSRFQVCTRARFNPYGNDALVAILRDRVRWGLKSDVVSPDELRLIADMAAGDARAAIGILRKAVQTANQAGYNEVSSEVIRGVVPEAKAEIEQRSLDKLTDHQRVLYDTILDYGEIAPSTLFEIYSEAVENPKTQRMVRNYLTKLEHYNLIISKGSTKGRTYHPYSP; encoded by the coding sequence ATGATTACAGATGCACGGGTTCTCCAACCCGAATTCATCCCGACCGAGGTCAAGCACCGCGACGCAGAACTCAATACGCTTTCAGCTGCGCTCAACCCGATAACACACGGAGACAATGCCGATTCAGCGTTCCTATTCGGTCCATCTGGTGTTGGGAAAACCTGCCTCGCCAAATTTCTCGTTGAGCAGCTCCGCGAGAGTGTCGTTGACCTGAACTACCAGTACGTGAACTGCTGGGAAGACTACAGCCGCTTCAAAACACTGTACCGAATCCTCGACGGCATCAACCACACATTCGACGTTCACCGACAATCAACACCGAAAGACGTCCTATTGGAGCGCCTTCGGGAATACGATGGGTCGCCGTATATTGTGATCCTCGATGAAGTAGACCAACTCGAAGACAAACAGCTCCTGTACGAGTTGTACCGGATTCGTGGACTCACAATGATCCTAATCGCCAACAGCGAGCAGGATCTCTTCGCATCGTTAGATAACCGGTTGAATAGTCGCTTCCAGGTCTGTACACGAGCCAGGTTCAATCCATACGGGAATGACGCTCTTGTCGCTATCCTCCGTGATCGTGTTCGCTGGGGCCTCAAATCCGATGTCGTTAGTCCGGATGAACTACGACTCATCGCGGATATGGCAGCCGGTGACGCTCGCGCGGCAATCGGGATTCTTCGAAAAGCAGTACAGACAGCCAACCAGGCCGGTTACAATGAGGTTTCGTCAGAGGTAATTCGAGGTGTGGTTCCGGAAGCGAAAGCAGAGATCGAACAACGGTCGCTCGACAAACTGACCGATCACCAGCGTGTGCTGTACGATACGATTCTGGACTACGGCGAGATCGCTCCCAGTACGCTGTTTGAGATTTACAGTGAGGCGGTCGAGAACCCAAAAACGCAGCGTATGGTGCGGAACTACCTCACAAAGCTAGAGCACTACAATTTGATCATCTCAAAGGGAAGTACGAAGGGGCGAACATATCATCCGTATTCTCC